One part of the Janthinobacterium sp. 17J80-10 genome encodes these proteins:
- the dxs gene encoding 1-deoxy-D-xylulose-5-phosphate synthase has product MDLLKKINSPADLRTLARADLPPLADELRAFVLDSVSKTGGHLSSNLGTVELTIALHYVFNTPEDRIVWDVGHQTYPHKILTGRRDRMATLRQFNGISGFPRRDESEYDTFGTAHSSTSISAALGMALAAKTKGENRHAIAVIGDGAMTAGMAFEALNNAGVYEDINLLVILNDNDMSISPPVGALNRYLARLMSGKFYAAARNVGKTVLPAPMLELAKRLEEHAKGMIMPATMFEEFGFNYIGPIDGHDLESLVPTLQNLKALKGPQFLHVVTKKGQGYKLAEADPVLYHGPGKFNPAEGIKPAKAGKLTYTQVFGDWLCDQAAADKRLIGVTPAMREGSGMVAFEQRFPDRYYDVGIAEQHAVTFAAGLACEGLKPVVAIYSTFLQRGYDQLIHDVALQNLDVTFALDRAGLVGADGATHAGNYDLAFLRCIPNMVVMAASDENECRQMLSTAFQYNGPAAVRYPRGAGVGAAVQKDLQTLPVGKGEIRREGKGIAILAFGTMLAPALAAGDALNATVANMRFVKPIDADLVRQLAQTHDALVTVEEGALMGGAGSAVAEALAEAGIVKPVLHLGLPDKFIDHGDAAQLLAMCGLDAAGIEAAVRRRFGKDDKGEPRLVVNN; this is encoded by the coding sequence ATGGACTTGCTAAAAAAAATCAACAGCCCCGCCGACCTGCGTACCCTGGCGCGCGCCGACCTGCCGCCGCTGGCGGACGAACTGCGCGCCTTCGTGCTCGACTCGGTCTCCAAGACCGGCGGCCACCTGTCGTCCAACCTGGGCACGGTGGAGCTGACGATTGCGCTGCATTATGTCTTTAACACCCCGGAAGACCGCATCGTCTGGGATGTCGGCCACCAGACCTATCCGCACAAGATCCTGACGGGCCGGCGCGACCGCATGGCCACGCTGCGCCAGTTCAACGGCATTTCCGGCTTTCCGCGCCGCGACGAGAGCGAATACGATACCTTCGGCACGGCCCACTCCTCGACCTCGATTTCGGCGGCGCTCGGCATGGCGCTGGCGGCAAAGACCAAGGGCGAGAACCGCCATGCCATCGCCGTCATTGGCGATGGCGCCATGACCGCCGGCATGGCTTTCGAAGCGCTGAACAACGCCGGGGTGTACGAAGACATCAACCTGCTGGTGATCCTGAACGACAATGACATGTCGATCTCGCCGCCGGTGGGCGCGCTGAACCGGTATCTTGCGCGCCTGATGTCCGGCAAGTTCTATGCCGCCGCGCGCAACGTCGGCAAGACCGTGCTGCCGGCGCCGATGCTGGAACTGGCCAAGCGCCTGGAAGAACATGCCAAGGGCATGATCATGCCGGCGACCATGTTCGAGGAATTCGGTTTCAACTACATCGGCCCCATCGATGGCCACGACCTCGAATCGCTGGTGCCGACCCTGCAAAACCTGAAGGCATTGAAGGGCCCGCAATTCCTGCACGTGGTGACCAAAAAAGGCCAGGGCTACAAGCTGGCCGAAGCCGACCCGGTGCTCTACCATGGCCCCGGCAAGTTCAACCCCGCCGAAGGCATCAAGCCCGCCAAGGCCGGCAAGCTGACCTACACGCAAGTTTTCGGCGACTGGCTGTGCGACCAGGCCGCGGCCGACAAGCGCCTGATCGGCGTGACGCCAGCCATGCGCGAAGGCTCCGGCATGGTCGCGTTCGAGCAGCGCTTCCCCGACCGTTACTATGACGTCGGCATCGCCGAGCAGCATGCCGTGACGTTTGCCGCAGGCCTGGCGTGCGAGGGCCTGAAGCCGGTGGTGGCGATTTATTCGACCTTCCTGCAGCGCGGCTACGACCAGCTGATCCACGACGTCGCCCTGCAAAACCTGGACGTGACCTTTGCGCTGGACCGCGCCGGCCTGGTCGGCGCCGACGGCGCCACCCACGCCGGCAATTACGACCTGGCCTTCCTGCGCTGCATCCCCAACATGGTGGTCATGGCGGCGTCCGATGAAAACGAGTGCCGGCAGATGCTCTCCACCGCTTTCCAATATAATGGTCCTGCTGCCGTGCGCTATCCGCGCGGCGCAGGCGTCGGCGCTGCGGTGCAGAAGGATTTGCAGACCCTCCCTGTGGGCAAGGGTGAAATCCGCCGCGAAGGCAAAGGCATTGCCATCCTCGCCTTTGGCACCATGCTGGCGCCGGCGCTGGCCGCAGGCGACGCCCTGAATGCGACGGTGGCCAACATGCGCTTCGTTAAGCCCATCGATGCGGATCTGGTGCGGCAACTGGCCCAGACCCACGATGCGCTGGTGACGGTGGAAGAGGGTGCGCTGATGGGCGGCGCCGGTTCGGCGGTTGCCGAGGCGCTGGCCGAAGCGGGCATCGTCAAGCCGGTTCTGCACCTGGGCTTGCCGGACAAGTTCATCGACCATGGCGACGCAGCCCAGCTGCTGGCCATGTGCGGGCTGGACGCCGCCGGCATCGAAGCTGCCGTGCGACGGCGCTTCGGCAAGGATGACAAGGGCGAGCCGCGCCTGGTCGTCAACAACTGA
- a CDS encoding polyprenyl synthetase family protein, translating to MSAAGFADWMRSVQSGMEQALAECLPAEAALPQELHAAMRYAVLDGGKRVRPLLVFAAGALFAASDAELARAAAAVEMIHAYSLVHDDMPCMDDDALRRGKPTVHVKYGEATALLVGDALQSQAFLVLAEGTGDPARKLAMLRLLAEASGSAGMCGGQAIDLASVGLALSLEELEQMHRLKTGALLRASVLLGAWCGKALTPSDTAALDAYAAAVGLAFQVVDDILDATADSAVLGKTAGKDAADNKPTYVSILGLAQSRALAEKLRADAHRAVQPFGDQGLRLRQLADLIVERQS from the coding sequence ATGAGCGCGGCAGGGTTTGCCGACTGGATGCGCAGCGTCCAGTCCGGCATGGAACAAGCGCTGGCGGAGTGCCTGCCGGCCGAGGCAGCCCTCCCGCAAGAATTGCATGCCGCCATGCGCTATGCCGTGCTCGATGGCGGCAAGCGCGTGCGCCCGCTGCTGGTCTTTGCTGCCGGCGCGCTGTTTGCCGCGTCCGACGCGGAGCTGGCACGCGCGGCGGCGGCCGTGGAAATGATCCATGCCTATTCGCTGGTGCATGACGACATGCCCTGCATGGATGACGATGCGCTGCGCCGCGGCAAGCCGACGGTGCATGTCAAGTATGGTGAAGCCACCGCGCTGCTGGTGGGCGACGCCCTGCAGTCGCAGGCTTTCCTGGTGCTGGCCGAGGGCACGGGCGACCCTGCCCGCAAGCTGGCCATGCTGCGCCTGCTGGCGGAGGCATCGGGGTCGGCGGGCATGTGCGGCGGCCAGGCGATCGATCTGGCCAGCGTCGGCCTGGCCCTGTCGCTGGAGGAACTGGAACAGATGCACCGCCTGAAGACCGGCGCGCTGCTGCGCGCCTCGGTATTGCTGGGCGCCTGGTGCGGCAAGGCCTTGACGCCCTCCGACACGGCGGCGCTGGATGCCTATGCGGCGGCAGTGGGCCTGGCATTCCAGGTGGTCGACGATATCCTCGACGCCACCGCCGACTCGGCTGTGCTCGGCAAGACCGCCGGCAAGGATGCGGCCGACAACAAGCCGACCTATGTGTCGATCCTGGGGCTGGCGCAGTCGCGCGCACTGGCGGAAAAATTGCGGGCGGATGCCCACCGCGCGGTGCAGCCGTTTGGCGACCAGGGCTTGCGCCTGCGCCAGCTGGCAGACCTGATCGTCGAGAGACAGTCTTAA
- a CDS encoding exodeoxyribonuclease VII small subunit — MSKKNVPASEPASFEQAMAELERLVTQMEEGELPLEASVAAYQRGSELVKYCAAQLDKVENQVKVLEGDMLKPFAADGAGDEA; from the coding sequence ATGTCAAAAAAGAATGTTCCCGCCAGTGAACCGGCATCGTTTGAGCAGGCGATGGCGGAGCTGGAGCGATTGGTCACGCAGATGGAGGAAGGCGAGTTGCCGCTGGAAGCCTCGGTGGCGGCGTACCAGCGCGGTTCCGAACTGGTGAAATATTGTGCTGCCCAGCTGGACAAGGTGGAAAACCAGGTCAAGGTGCTCGAGGGCGACATGCTCAAGCCCTTTGCCGCCGATGGCGCAGGGGACGAGGCATGA